Genomic segment of Hirundo rustica isolate bHirRus1 chromosome 6, bHirRus1.pri.v3, whole genome shotgun sequence:
TATTATGCTTTAAATGGGTTTTAAAAACTCAGCCTTTATAATTAAAGAGTTTAATTACTGTCATTACTTTTGTTATTGTCATCTTGCAAAGTAAATCTTAGTCATAAAGTTTCTATGCTGGTAAAGGAAAATTCCCTCATGTTTTGCTGTGTTACAGTTTTGTGTTTGTGCCACCTCCTTTTCTCTAGATGCTACAGAGAAACACATGCGTTTGTACAACAAAGGTGAAAACTAGTTTTCTAGTAAAAGTAAGGAAGACTTGCTTTCATTACCTTTTGTTTGTGCAAACTTTAATGCTCTTGTgaaaaatttttgtttgctctttaAATGGCAAAGATGTAGGCGTAAGGGAGAGGCTGGTCCAAAGGTCAGGGCAGTAGCCTAGGACTTGGAATTAAACTGccattttcctcctgctgcagattTTGGGGATATCGTTGGCCAAATCACATTTGTGCTCTAGTTGTACATTGGGTTTAATAGTACTATTGATGTTTGTGGGAATGATGCTCACATCATACAGGACAGAGATACTGAACCAAACTATTTTGTTCTgcacctcctgtccctgcctgacATCCTGCTTCCCTGTGCTTGGCAGGTGGTGCTGTCACTTTTACTGTATGGACTCTTGCTCAGTAGCatgggagaagaggaaggacTGCCTCAAACACAATTCCTGGTAGGTCACTTTTTGCTCCTTAAATGAAACTGTAACCTGGTATCTCTGCAGTCAGGCGAACAGGAtgacaaagaactggctttatGATGGAAGATActaattgaaagcaagttttagaaaaaaagccAGTGAATGCTGTGAAAGGTTTACCTTTAAGAATCGataaatgtttttcctctgcttctaGGCGCCTAAGTTTGTGTGATGTATTGAGATTTTCAGGTTTTCTCCTGTATTTTGTTCTGTTGGTGTGCCTTAGAAGGCATATAAATGCCAAATTATAGATGTATGAAAACGAGGTTAACATTCAATTGAAGTTTTAATCACTCTTCACAAGAATGTAAGATGAAATGAAAGAAGCTTCAAATAAAAGAAGTTTCTGCATAGTGTTTAATGTTTGACGATTCAATCATATGTGATTTGTACACTGTCCCAAAAGATGTTTCTAGAGGTTGTTTCACATGGGAGGAGAGGGGTGTGTTCAGAAATTACTGTACATACAAATGTAGGGAAAATTAAATAGGATATCCTCTGATAGGAAGTTTGCAGGAATGTCTAAAAATCTGGAAGAGGATCTATTGCGCAACAACATGTGTTGTATTTAATAGGAGTAATGCACATATGTTAGGTTTCaggataaaatttaaaagaaatgtccAAAGTATTTAGTACATAGCTAATCCATGGATAGCTTTTAAGAAGTTACGAAAAATTACTACAAGACCAAGTTCATATTATATTGTAGTCTCTGCACATTATGATTTCTGAAGAGTTTTGTACCTTCAGCGGAAAGAAATCCTTTCAGAGTTGGCAAATCCCAAGGAAGGTTATTTCATGGATATATACAGCAATATAACAAGTGTTGTACAGAGTCAGACCAAGTGTTTATCTAGCTACTGTGCTATCCCCAGGTTTTCACAGTAGATAAGCATGTAATGTATTTTGAAAGGAACAGTGTTGTTGCCCTTTGGTGGATTTTTAGTGACTCTGAAAAAGCTGGGAGAGCCTTGAAAATATGTGGAATGTACTGCAGCAACCAGAAAAGCGAGACAGAGTTTAGGGCTTATCAAGGAACATGGGAAATTATATAGAAAGACACTGCAATAGTATTTTGGTTTTATCAGCTTTTAGTtgcaaaactgttttgtttgggtcactaccttgaaaaaaaatgtCCCCAAATGATAGGCAAACAGGAATTCTAAGGACAGAAgacttagaagaaaaataaggaagaacCGTAAATGTAAAGATGAGGTACCAGCTTTCATTTGCAGCCCAATTTTTGTAAGACTAAAAGAAGTGATACATAGTGCATTAAAAAGAAGTTACTTTGTATTCCAAGGGACCACCGGCAATGTTTGCATAGGATACTGTTGTCAAAATTAGTGCAGTTCAGAAGAAGAGCTGAGGCTGGTACTTGAGAGGCGCCCCTTGGAGAATTCAGCCAGTGATTTTAGGTGTGAATACTGAAAACCCTATATACACCCTGTGTGTTTTAGCTGGGGAACCTAAGCTACAAATGCAGGAATTTTGCTACCTTACAGTCAACTGGGAAAGGAGTACAGAACCCCTACAGAGGATGACTGTGACTGTCCTCACTGGACTTGCCCAGTTCTGATTGGAATTACACAGTTCATTTACTCACTCAAGGAAGGGAACCACTTTGGGTAGGAAGGACTGCTTTGGGCACCTCTGCTGAATGTCTCAATTTACACGGAATAAATGCAGATATTACTCTCTTTGTAGCCAAAATGAGATAATCTTTTCACATACGCTGcccatgttttgttttttttgtgttactCTGTTAGGCATATTAATGTTCTGGAGGGGTCAAATCTTTTAAAGATGGTGTGCCAggttgtatttttatttccaaaattagAGGTTAAGCATGCCAGTAGAAACTCGGGAGGAGCAAGGAGAAGCTGCCTCTGCAGTAGGTGAAATACAGCCGGTGAGATGTTTGCTTCTGTGCGAGGCAGCGGCTCCTGACTTCCATCAAGTGTGGAGCTTAatgggagccaggagctgggagcctCTCTCTGATGCCATGCCTTGTGGACCTGCTCACCCCTGGTTCCTGAGTGTCGCCTTTGGGACCCGGTCCACATGTTCCTGACCCCTGTTGTGCCACACTGGCCATTCTAGAACATGGTATGACAATTCTGATGTTCCTATCtttaaagaatttgctttttaataaaagatgTAAGTTTGCTGTTCtcttttttagtattttttttttcctcctccctcttgAGCTGCTTATGTtatacatgattttttttttttatttctttgggtttttaataGGACACAATGTTTGTGCGAGgattaaagagaaaatgttttgatgGTGAAGAAGATATTGAAGGGACTCTGGCTGGTATTAAGGCTATTCCTTCCTATAATCTCCAGCGGCAGTCACTTTTAGATATGTCCTTGGTTAAACTTCAGCTGTGTCACATGCTGGTGGAACCCAACCTTTGTCGTTCAGTACTTATAGCCAACACGGTACGGCAGATCCAAGAGGAAATGACTCAAGACGGGACTTGGCAGATGATAAATACCCAGAGTACAGGGCAGGCCTCCCTAGATCGTCTTGTTTCAACAGATATCCTCTGTCGTTCATCTAGGGATCAAGCTGAGGGAAAGCATGTTCCAGCCTATGGTACTTTCAGTAAAGACTTTGAGAGTGACCAGGCACAGGATAGTTCAGAAACTATGTCAACAGCCTCTTCAGTGCAAGCACCAAGAAACCTGCAAAGCAACATGTGGGAAATGGAGAAtacacaagaaaataaaggaaacttTCAAAAATCTCTAGATCAAATATTTGAGACACTGGAGAATAAAAGTCCTAATTCCGTTGAAGATCTGTTTTCAGAAGTTGACAATTCTTATTATGATCTTGATACTATGCTAACTGGCATGATGAGCAACACAAAAATGGGACACTGTGATAgtcttgaaacattttcttctccaacAAATACAGCTTCTAACTCTAATTGTAAATCTGATCTTAATGACCTTGATCATATTGTGGAAATCCTTGTTGAATCCTGAACCTCCTTGTGTAGGAGATAAAGATCTGTTAATGGGAAGAAAAGACTTGAGAAAGCAGTTTCCACAGTTTGTTCTATGAAATCTGCACGAGTATTTTACAAATATCTATAtattatatagatatatatatttaaaagcaCTTCATATTGCAAAATAATGTTAACTCTTAAAGTTAACCTGCAACTTGTAGTGTAATAATCTGATTTATCATCCACTGAACTGTAAGTACGTATGGTAAATGCTTTTATGTTGGGGGTCCGTGGCTCTTGAAATTGGGTTCCTTTTACCAATTTGTTTTAGCCTTTGATGGAGGATATCCTCAGGAAGAGAGATTCCCTTATCTTCTTATACTTCTCCcataaaaatggtaataaacAGAGAAGCTGGATAACTGgtttcctgttttcctccagTTTCCACTTTTTTACACCACAAAACTCCTACCAtacctgctgcttctcttttaaATTGCTACATGGCTCTTAAAGAGCAGTATGCAATAGTTCTTATTATCCTTGCTAGCTTCTTCTGGGTTTTGATAGAATTTTTACTTCAAATATAGTTTTAAAGTGTTTATTGGTGTTTAGATTTTTCCAGgtattttcctaaaatatattttttactaCAGATGTTATGTCAGCTGCTAACTTAGTAACTTTTGATTATATCTGCAGTTGATGTATTTTTTGCAAGATTttcaaaaagggatttttttttttaccatgagCTACCCAATGTAGTTCAGTAAAGTGtatgtaaatgtaaatataacATTTTATACTTTGCATTAAAATGTAAGAGCAGTTTTCATGATTCTTTTATAGAGTAGTACTTTAATAAATTGAGAATTGTACATTTATGCTTTTCATACCCACATACTTGAGTATCATTCTAGGAAGAACTATCATCCAGCTAGACACAATTACACTTAATTCATTTCAGACCATACTTTTTGTTAACTACAAACCTAAATGATGTAGGTTTTTatttatgtgtatttatatGTAAATGTCATCAAGTGAATTGTTTATCATTGAAGTCTACCatcaaatatttgtttatatgGGATAACTATCTTGCACTAATTACTACAAAAAATGTTATTAGTGGCCTTTAAGTCTCACTGGTTGGTATGTCATGATGTCTTGTCATAATTAATATGCTCCACTCTTACCAAGGttttcttcttggcttttttaaataacaaaaaaatgtaatacaacATGGGATGGTGGTCTTTTCTTCCAGCACATTCAGTTTAGAGTGTATATAACTAAGCTTCTTCCTGGAGGACTTTTTTTGGGGAAAGGGATAATTTGAATATAGTGTATGAtcttattaaaataacaaacGTTTACCATCAGAAGCTGCTACTGGGGAAAAGTCCCCCAAGGTAGCAGGGAGTAGGGAAGGGGGAAGATACAGATTGGTTTCTGGAATGTGTTGGccatggctgtgccaggggaagacATCTGTCAGTAACATCGTTGTTTTCTGTAGAGCTGAACCAAGCAAGTTGCTGAACAAGAAAAGAGAATCTTGCTGTGTGTGACAGGCTCTGCCTTCCCATGAGTGACCTTACCTATGACACAGATTCTCAAACCTGCAAAGGGGATTGGAGGTGGGGGTTCCAAAGGGGTATTAAGAACATCTGAGTATCACTTCAAGAATAAGGAGACCACTGAGCTTATGTGTTTTGGAATCAgctgttttggggaaagtttatACCATTTAGCTAAATTTTGCAAATTCAACAGCTGAATGTGTATTGGCCCCATCTTCTGAAACCATGCACTTGGTGTGAGTGTTCAGTGAACTGGAAGAAGATGTTTCCTTGTACTAAATTTGGCATAAGGTAACTTGTAGTTGCTGTAGTTAAACTTTGCTTTCTCACTTCAATTAATAACATCATGTTAAAGGACAAAATAGCATACAGGCAATTGCAAGTTCAGTCTGTAGGATACAGCTGGACCGAGGAGAAGCCCATGCTCTCTGTCTTAATGGAGAGAGATCACTCACAGGTATTGCAGTAACAAATGCTGATTCAGGAGGATCCAAATATCGATACAAACTGTTTTATCTCATAGTGAAATAAAGCTGGGTTATTTGGTACTGTTTGTTGCAGTATCAGAAATTCCTTCAAAAGTCATAAATCTGcaggtaatttttctttatgcttttctgTATGTGAACCACTGAACTGGACAGCAGATGCCTTAGGGTAAATCAGAGAGCCAGGCAGTTTCAGAGTTTTATAAAGGAAACATCAGCATTGATAGGAACAACTAAATATCTTCTGTTCCTCTGGGAAACTTAACCAAAACTGCTCTGAATTGTGTTGAAAAACCACAGGTTTAAGCAATTGTGGCTGTTCTCCTCTGCCCCCACACCCTCTATTTTCATTAAATGAGCAATTTCATGttaagatgttttaaaaatgttcttcctcccctccttAGCGTGCATCAGTCTGCATGTTACAGATAGGAATCAGTATAACTTGTTCATAACTGTTAAACTGTGTGTCAAATGCAGATGTGTATTTATAACACTGTTACTGTACAAAGCATCTAGCTGGGTGCATTCCTTTACTGAGGAAGCTGTGCCTAGTTAAAACAATTGATAGAGATAACTTGGCTTAACAGGAAAGGTAAGTAGTCATTTGTGGAGTTAagcatttaaacagaaatatctatcctattttattaaattcttaAAACTTATGCCAAATCTTATGTGCTCTTACAAGCCTGATATCTTGGCTCAGCAGGTATAATAACTGCTATTGCTGAAACTTGCACAGTCACCATGCAGAACTGGTAGGTGCCTACAACTGGTCTGACTTTGCATTCTGTAAAAAGAATAATAGAAAAAGCAGCTTATTTTCTAACTGCCATTTCATTTCTTTAGTGATCTGTTCCTACAAATGGTGAGAGGTGATACTTGCTGGTAGggattttcttaatttctacatgtaaatgggaaaatgaaaaaaaaaaccaaaaaaacacaattTAGCCTCTTAAATTAAGAAAGGCTTCTGACAGATTTTGCTGCCACTCCTGGCAGCCTTTTTTCTCTCGTGCTCCTCGGGAGGAGTCGTGGAGCTTGCACAGCATCAATGCCATGTGTCAGACAAGGCTGTTGGTCTGCCTGGTGTCACTGGGCTGTAGACTCACACTAAAGAAAGCACTGTCAAGCACATAGCTAATACCCAATCTGCTTCCTTTGCAGGTAACGCTGAGTATCTCTCCCCTTATCCTATGcctgtgattttatttctccttttcccttgccAGAAAATCAGAGCTCTGGCATTCTGCAAAGGCAAGAAGTGCAAGGATCCAGGCTGCTGTAACAATGGCTTGTCTGCTTATTGCTTCTCTGTTCCTGTGgtgttttttcattccttttaaCCCCCTCTCTCTGCCGCAGCTCTGGGAGTTTGCCTAGCAAAGGACATTGCCTGTCTGACCATAGCTATATTTGCCTAAAGGACAAATTTGGTCAATGAAGATAGAATCAGGTCTTTGAATAAAAAAAGCACCTTTCCTGACCAGACTGCCTTGGAGGCGCAGCAGTGAAGGGTTTCACCCTGGGGCGGGTTGGGGATTCACACGTGAGCTGAACCTTCAGACTCACCAGGAATTACCTGTTCTCAAAGCTGTCCTTAGACTTTTTTTGAAGTGTCAGGTATGTCTGGGCTGCTATAGtaagcattttaaaaggcattATTGTAAATTGACTGACAGTATAGTTTAATATTGTAATTACCAGATCATTATGGATTTTTTGTGTCTCAGAATATTGATTTGTGTGACTGATTTACAGCCCTGCAACTTATTCCATATTCCCTTATAAGTAAACAAACTGAAAAGTTAGAATGAAAAATCCCAACACATTTGTTTTCTGATATCTATGATAAGACAAATTCTtccaaaaattacttctgttcaAAGTGAAAGTATGCTTGTATCTCAGGCCTAGGATGTATAGTCCcatatgcaaaaaaaataaGACTTCTGATGACAAATTTTGTTTGCTCATCAGTTCTTAAATGAGTGTTATTTCATGCTCTGTGACTAATACTAAGAGTACAAAACCACCAAGtttcaaagaaatgaaataaacattttgggAACATACATGTTTTTGTCAATCTGACTTATCAAACACATGGTTTTGCAAGGATTGTCTGAACTTCTTTTGTTGTCTCTTGCAAAGCTGACAGTTAAGATTaaattttcctactttttttccaaggaattttCATGGATAGGCGAAATCCCATTGTATAATTTGTCAGGAAAGGTGTTTgtagtgccttttttttttttttttttaagctagtgataaatacaaaaatttcattatttgaCATGATTTTCATAAGTTTGTATGGTagctctttcttaaaaaaaacccaataattACTCATTTGCTTAACCAACATTCCCCCAAAATGAGTGGTTTATGACCCAAAGAATTATTATGGTAAACATTCAAGCATGACAAACATGTCAACAGGAAAACCTAATGCTAGAGGCTACTCTACATTGCAAGGGAAGTATTTGAGTAATTTCAACTGTCATCTTTTTAGGGAAGAGCAGTTGAAGATACAGGTGATTACATGACTTCTTGCAAAACTGGAATTAAACAGAAATTGTATCCCCACGTATTGGAAGTCCCCACAGACCTTGTGGGAAATGCAACTATGTACTGCAATAGTAAAACGCTGCAGCAAAGGAACTGTGTATACTATTTTCCATCTTCCATTTACAGACAAGGTTTGGAGAGGAAATCAAGAAAAAGTAATGCAACTTCAAGTTGGGGTTGTTCAAGCTTATAAAACAGGACTTCCAAAGGGAAGAGCAGGtatgttgattaaaaaaaaaaaaaaaaaaaaaaaaaaccacaaaacaccaCAGTACTTGTaacaaatttgtttttctatgtTTAAAATCATTACTGAGAGAAAGGGTAGATATGGAAAACATGGGGTGTTTGGATTATTTTGTGCCCAGTGAGCTGACTGAAGTTTAAGACAAAATTGTTGAATGGTTAATTGTTTAAATTGAAGCTTGGTACTGTCATTTGCTTTGTTTGGAAGGTATAGGGGAAAGTGCTTTTTCTTGTAAATTGTGATTCTTTTCACAAAAGAGAACAGTGGCTAATTTCCTACTCTGAGAAATACTCTGTAAGGTGTTGTTAGGTTTTGTAATAACCATCTTTTTCTAATACACTTGAGTAAGTGTAGGATTAGTTTGTTCACAGAGGCTTTACCACCAAAAAGAGATGTTGAAACTAACTGGGCTTTAGTGCAGCATGCTCTGCCTTTCTCACTTCCCTGTGGAAGGATGGCATAACAGGATCATTCTGCCATTCAGCTCTGCCATTAGGATAGCTAATTTATTTCAATCAAATCTGGCCGATCTCACAGTCGCTACATTTTTAGAATATTTCCAAGTGTGGAGATAccagaagaaaataacattCTGTACTGATACCCAGTAATCCAGATGAGGGAGAGACATAAGTTTCCAGGCATGAGACCAGCTTCAATTAAAGCTCGTACCTTAGACACAGAGTAATTAATCACAGGCATAAATCCATTGGAAAGCAGTTTTCATTACTTCCTGTGTTCCTGGAACCATGTTTCTGAATAGGTGCCGAGTATGAAGGTAGGAAGAAGTAGCAAACCTCCCGCGTTCCTTTCAGATGAGTTATACAGAGACATTGATTGGTTTGAgggttgtgttttttcctggtttatGTGAAATTTGCTGCAAAAGCAAATAGGCTGCTCCTGagaatggcatcctggcctgctgCAGTGAGTATAGTCATACTGAAAGGCCATGTTTAAATCATTAAAAGTTCATATGCAATCCTCTGTTTGCCTCAAGCTTAGTTCAAGTCAAAATGGGAAAGCATTAAACTCCTAGAACATGACCTCATTTGAGAATGTAAGGACCTTTTAAAGGAAGTTTTTTTGTTAAGAAGACCTTGTATGTGAGCTCAGACCTCTGCATTCTTCACTGTGTGAGACAAGCATGGCTCCTCTAGCACAAGACATTAAATATTGCCAAGCTAAATGAGGTTCCAGTTCTTTTATGTGAATCCCACTGTTAACACTAGCAAAAAAGTGACCAAACCCTTTGCAAATAATCACCATATACTGTGTCATTTCTAATAACTTCTTCAAGTGTTAAGCCATGAATCCAAAGCTTTGATGCGTGCATTTAAGCAACCTCAGGTTTCCTCTGTAGCTAGTCTTTCTGTAGCATGCTTGAAACAAATGGCCTCTCTAGAAACACCTGCTAGAGAAGGTACATTCACCCTTTTCTATTGCTCAGAACAAAAACTGCTTACAGAACAGCTGACCACCTTAGATTAATAACTCAAGAAAGAGTGAGGAGAGCAAGGTGACTggtgtttgtgtctctctggAAGGTCTGCTGGACTGGAGGAGAATGGCTGTGCCAGAGGCTCAAGCATTGCCTTGAGCTGTAGAAAGGGAGAATTGTCCAGGACTCTactggtgctgcagggctgcccagAGGTCACAGACTTTTGGCCAGCAAGGGTCAAGTCTGCAAAGCCTCATCTTGGCTCAAGCTATGGGGACACTGGTGGTACTGCTAGTTAAACTGCCCCTTTATATTCTGTACTAGACATAAGGATTCCAGACCTGTCCCTTTTGCACCAGCTACCTTTGTGTGCCTATCCTGTGTCTATTCCTTGGAGATAATCCCGAGCATATGGCAGGGGTCGGTCCTGGTGCAATCCTCCTGGTTGTCCCTGGCTGACTTTAGCAGACAGAAGACTCCTGAACATCTCGGAGTTACTCCTTCACATAAGTTACAGTGCGTGGTGGGAAGAAAGTGTTCTGGGGGAAATATTTGGTCCACTCCTCCCCCTCAGTGCTGACACTTACACTTGGTGCAGCAGATGGACCATGGGGGTCGGGGTGTCACCCCTCAGCCATTCGGGGAGGTGACACAGCTCTGGCAGCGTGTCAAAAAGGATTCATTAGTGCTTCTCATGGCAGCACTCGCTCCCCTTCTGTGCTCCATGACCCCCAGCAGTGAGGTCAGAACACAGCTGTGGCTGCGAAATTGGGGGCATCACGCTGCAGGAGAGGGGGTCCTGGAGACACTGTCCCCTCGTCAGCGAGGGACCCACGGGGTTCAGCTCCAGCTTTCCGTCTGCCCTTCGCTCCTGCATTTGTGTCAGGCTTTGCACACTCCTACCCCTTCACGAGTGCCCAGCAGGAGACACAAGGGTTAAAATCTGTTGGACCTGagggtttaaaagaaaaaatctcctTTGCTGAATAAACACAAAAAGCAGCTGATCTTTTATCGAAGTTGTAGTGTATCTCCACCAGACAACTGCAAATGTTTCTGTAGTATTTATGAGACCAACATGGAATTGTGTGTGTGAACTTGGTCGGTGCTCACCGTCAGTGTAGGAACCCATCTGCAGATGTCCTTGAGTTTGTTCGGTTTTAATGTCCTAGAGCTTGTCCCTTTCAGAGATGGGTTTAGATCAAGAAGCTTTTTGGGGAGGCATCAGGTAACAAACCCATGGCAGGGTTTGACAAAGGATCAAAATCGATCCTTACAAATACTTCAATGTCAGATTTTGAAATCTGGTTTGTACACACTCGTGCCAATGTAACTTGATTACGCAAATCCCGTGAAAAGCAAATACGAGGTTTGAGCATGGCCAAAACCACCTCAtctttgaagaggaaaaaaaaaaaaaaaaaaaaaaatcaagtgaatATTCATGGGAGTATTGTGCAATGTTTGACGTAGTTCTAGGGCTGGTCGGGAGACGTGTGCGCCTCGTTTCCCAACAACCCTGGCACCGGGCGTTGTAGGAAAGCTGCTCTGGGCGTGCCTTTTGCTGAAATTTGGTAGTTTTGGTCACAGACGGACTGCGAGTTTatacaaaaaagaaaggggggcgggggggagcgGGGGTGTTTATGGGCTAGGGTCCGGGCCGGACGGTGGCTCCGCGCTGGTTTCATGGCGCAAAGTCCCGCAGTAGCGGCGGCCGGAGCAGTGCAGCGCGGGTCCGagccgagcccggcccggccgctccgcCATCACCGGCAgcgcgggcggggccggccccCGAGCGCCGCGCCGGGGGACGCGGGACTCGGCGGCGCCCGCGTTCTCATTGGGCGAGGCGGGCGCGCTGCCCCGCCCCCTAGGCTCTCCCGGCTCTCTCATTGGGCCGCGCCGCGGGGCCAGCCGTAGCCCCGCCCCTCAGGCTCGCCGGCCAGTTAGAAAATGGTTGCCGGGCAGGTTGAAAGGGCCGCTGACCAATGGGAGGGCGGGCAGCTGGCGCGCGCGGCACACGCGGAGCCCCCCcccgcgggagcggcgggaAGGGCGGAGCCGAGGCCGCCGGGACCCGGCGGGGGTGGCGCTG
This window contains:
- the CDCA4 gene encoding cell division cycle-associated protein 4 isoform X3 → MGEEEGLPQTQFLDTMFVRGLKRKCFDGEEDIEGTLAGIKAIPSYNLQRQSLLDMSLVKLQLCHMLVEPNLCRSVLIANTVRQIQEEMTQDGTWQMINTQSTGQASLDRLVSTDILCRSSRDQAEGKHVPAYGTFSKDFESDQAQDSSETMSTASSVQAPRNLQSNMWEMENTQENKGNFQKSLDQIFETLENKSPNSVEDLFSEVDNSYYDLDTMLTGMMSNTKMGHCDSLETFSSPTNTASNSNCKSDLNDLDHIVEILVES
- the CDCA4 gene encoding cell division cycle-associated protein 4 isoform X2 gives rise to the protein MYQKVVLSLLLYGLLLSSMGEEEGLPQTQFLDTMFVRGLKRKCFDGEEDIEGTLAGIKAIPSYNLQRQSLLDMSLVKLQLCHMLVEPNLCRSVLIANTVRQIQEEMTQDGTWQMINTQSTGQASLDRLVSTDILCRSSRDQAEGKHVPAYGTFSKDFESDQAQDSSETMSTASSVQAPRNLQSNMWEMENTQENKGNFQKSLDQIFETLENKSPNSVEDLFSEVDNSYYDLDTMLTGMMSNTKMGHCDSLETFSSPTNTASNSNCKSDLNDLDHIVEILVES
- the CDCA4 gene encoding cell division cycle-associated protein 4 isoform X1, with product MLQRNTCVCTTKVKTSFLVKVVLSLLLYGLLLSSMGEEEGLPQTQFLDTMFVRGLKRKCFDGEEDIEGTLAGIKAIPSYNLQRQSLLDMSLVKLQLCHMLVEPNLCRSVLIANTVRQIQEEMTQDGTWQMINTQSTGQASLDRLVSTDILCRSSRDQAEGKHVPAYGTFSKDFESDQAQDSSETMSTASSVQAPRNLQSNMWEMENTQENKGNFQKSLDQIFETLENKSPNSVEDLFSEVDNSYYDLDTMLTGMMSNTKMGHCDSLETFSSPTNTASNSNCKSDLNDLDHIVEILVES